GCTTAGGGTGGGTCTAACTATTTCCCCGTAAATTTCCACCTCTATTCTCTTTTCTATCGAGGATCCTGGATCAGGCCATAGGGGATCTGTTGATTTTGAAAAAACCACAGGCAACAACCACTGAAAACCATTTTTAACGAATTCTCTAGTTAAGTAACTTAAAGTATTAGTCATAACCTTGCCTATGACAATTTTCCTGCGGAGCTCATCCGCTGAAAGTTCTTCCAGAGGTTTTGGAACATAATGTATTTCTGTTTGCAAGGTTTCGCGCCTTCGTGCATAGAGTGTTTGTTGAAAATTTTTGGAAAGTTCTATATAAATTTTTTATGAATGAAAATAAACTTTATTCTAAAAAGTTAATTTTAAAAGGCATATTCATGTAATATTTGCAATATTGCATTTGAATCATCCCGCTATAAGATGCTTTTGATTCAGATTGATTGCCATGGGAACTTTTAGGTTATAGGACTATCTCCACCCTCTGACCATTGAAGCCCCCCGTAAAGTCACATGGTTCCCGTTGAAACAGTAGGTCTGTTGAAAAATAATCTGAAAAGGGTTAGGATTCTTTTCCAGACGATAAGGCTGAGAGAACACTTAAGGACATTTATGGAATATTGAAGGGGTACTCTTAAATTTTTGATTGCTGATATTAAGCTGAGGAAGGCTGGTGATTGTATGTCTGTTCTCTGGAGCAGCAAGCCTTTTATGAAGAAAACCCTTGTCAAATTTGTCATAGTTTTCGTGGTTGTTACCATCATCTTCTTGAGCCGTGCGTTTCTTTATGTTCCGCTACTCATTCCGATCTGGCTTGTTTTCTGCTTTGTATTCTTCCCGCTTTACTATTTCAACAAGAAAGCCTACACGTATTCTATAACTGAAAAATCTGTCCGCATAGAGAAGTCATGGTTTTTCGGAAGCTATTCTAGAGAAATAACTTTCGACCAGATTAGGGACGTGCACATAATGCAAGGACTTTTAGCAAGAATATTCAATTGCGGCTCATTGGTGTTCATAACAACCACAGGGCTTGAAGTTGGATATGTAGGTGGAGGAGCAGCTGTTGGAAAAGGCATAATGGTTGGAGGGGGAACAGCCACACCCACCATAGTTAAGAGCAAAAGTAACATGTTCTGGGATATCCTTGAACCATCCAAAGCCAGAGAAATCCTAGTGAGCAAAATAACTGAATGGCGTGAAGTCTTCCAACAACAGAAAATTGCAGCATCGGTGGAAAAGATAGCTGAAAAAACCATTTTGCGAACACTGCATCCGCAACAATCTCCAGCCGCGACTGTGCCAGCGGAAACCATAGTAGACCAGCTTGAAAGGCTTAAAAGACTGCTCGACATTGGGGCGATAACGAGAGAGGAGTATGAAAAGGCTAAGAAAAAGCTGTTAGAATAGCACATTTTGCTTTACTAGTTATTTTCGCCATAGTTTATAATCCGAACAAAGAGATATTAGGTTGTGGCAACATTACTATTTCTGATTTAATTGGAGGTGATAAAATGGCGAGGGTGGCGCGGGAGATGGTGGAGAAGGCTGGGATAAATGTTGATCAGTTGGTTGAGTTGCTTGTGAAGAATGCGGCGGCGGAGCTTACAACTTACTATTATTACACGATTCTGAGGTGTAATCTCATCGGGCTTGAAGGTGAAACTATAAAGGAGATTGCGGAGGTTGCCCGTATTGAAGATCGCAACCATTTTGAGGCGCTTGTGCCCCGCATATACGAGTTGGGAGGTAAACTGCCAGAAGACATGAAAGTTTTTCATGATATGTCGGCGTGTCCGCCGGCTAAACTGCCAAAGGATCCAGCCAATGTTAAGGAAATGCTAAAGGTTTTGGTGGAAGCAGAAAGATGCGCTGTAAGGGGATACACTCATATTTGTAATATGACCGCAGGGAAAGATCACCGAACATACGACCTGTCCTTGGCGATTCTAAACGAGGAAATCGAGCATGAGTCTTGGTTCTCTGAATTTTTAGGCGAAGGCCCGTCTGGACACTTCATGCGTAGAGGCGAAACCTCACCATTCGTTTCAAAATTCCTGAAATAGATGAGCCGCATACCAGCCACTATAACCACCTTTTTATATACACAGCAATATACTTTTCATAATGATCCGTGTTGAAATATGAGCTCAGAGGCTATCTGGTTTGGTTCAGCAGCTAGTATGTTAGCAGGTGTGGCTACTGGTGCGGGAGCTCTTCCAGTGTTGTTTGTTAGAAATTTTTCAGATAGGTTGTTGGATGTGATGCTTGGATTCTCTGCTGGGGTAATGCTTGCTGCAACATTCTTCAGCCTTCTAATTCCAGCCATAAGTGTTGGCGGCATATGGGTTGCTGTTCTCGGAATCGTTTTGGGCGCTATGGTCTTGCACTTAGCAGATCGTCTTGTTCCCCATTTTCATCCAGCATTAGGTGAAGAAGGGCATCCCTCCAAACTTTCGAGAGTCTGGCTTTTCACGTTAGCTGTTACAATTCACAATTTTCCCGAAGGCTTGGCGGTTGGAGTAAGCTTCGGAACAGGAGACATAGCCGCCGGGCTTGTAGTTGCTGTGGCCATTGGACTTCAGAACATGCCTGAAGGCTTGGCGGTTGCACTGCCCATGTTAAGAGAGGGATACAGCAAGCGAAAGTCTCTTGGATACAGCACATTAACTGGCTTGGTTGAGCCTATTGGAGGA
The sequence above is drawn from the Candidatus Bathyarchaeota archaeon genome and encodes:
- a CDS encoding ZIP family metal transporter yields the protein MSSEAIWFGSAASMLAGVATGAGALPVLFVRNFSDRLLDVMLGFSAGVMLAATFFSLLIPAISVGGIWVAVLGIVLGAMVLHLADRLVPHFHPALGEEGHPSKLSRVWLFTLAVTIHNFPEGLAVGVSFGTGDIAAGLVVAVAIGLQNMPEGLAVALPMLREGYSKRKSLGYSTLTGLVEPIGGLLGVALVSVFHQFLPWALAFAAGAMLFVVSDEIIPESHRKGFERQATFGLVVGFIVMMLLDSLFA
- a CDS encoding DNA protection protein DPS (play a key role in DNA protection against oxidative stress by oxidizing Fe(II) to Fe(III); induced by iron depletion and hydrogen peroxide) — encoded protein: MARVAREMVEKAGINVDQLVELLVKNAAAELTTYYYYTILRCNLIGLEGETIKEIAEVARIEDRNHFEALVPRIYELGGKLPEDMKVFHDMSACPPAKLPKDPANVKEMLKVLVEAERCAVRGYTHICNMTAGKDHRTYDLSLAILNEEIEHESWFSEFLGEGPSGHFMRRGETSPFVSKFLK
- a CDS encoding SHOCT domain-containing protein — protein: MQGLLARIFNCGSLVFITTTGLEVGYVGGGAAVGKGIMVGGGTATPTIVKSKSNMFWDILEPSKAREILVSKITEWREVFQQQKIAASVEKIAEKTILRTLHPQQSPAATVPAETIVDQLERLKRLLDIGAITREEYEKAKKKLLE